ACGGTGAGCGCGCGTTCGCCGTCGCCCGCGTTGCGAAGAATCGAGCCGAGGCGCAGCAGCAGGGTCACCCGATCGCGACCGGCCGCCTCCGGAGCATCCGGAACCTGATCCCACAGCTCGAGCGCGAGTTCGCCGAAGCGCGCCGCCGTGGCGAACGCGTAGCTCTGCTTGGACTGCTCCATCGCACCGACCGCTGCGATCAATGCGCGGCGGTGGTCGTTCGCCAGGTGCCAGTGGAAGGCGAGCGCGGCGTGCATGCGCTCGCGCTCGTCCGGCGTGGCCGATGCGTCGAGCGCCTCGGCGATCGCGCGGTGCAGGCGTGCCCGCTCACCGGGAAGAAGGTCATCGTGCACGGCCTCGCGCAGCAGGGCGTGCCGGAATCCGTAGCCTTCACGGTCACGGACGACGAGGAATCCGGCCGCCACGGCCTCGCGCACGGCGTCGTCGAGAGCCTCGTCAGACAGGTGGGCGAGAGGGGCGAGCAGCGCATGCGAGATGCCGCTCTCCCCGCCCGACACGAAGCGCGTGACGCGCTTGGCCTCGTCGCTCATGCCGTCGAACCGCGCCAGCAGCAGATCTCTCAGCGTGTCGGGCATCGGCGCACTGGCGCAGCCGGCGAGCTCTTCGATGAAGAAGGGAACGCCCTCGGCACGCTCTTGCATCCGCAGCAGGGCGGCGTCGTCGTGCGTGCGTCCGAGCCCTTGCAGCAGTTGCCTGGTCGCCTCCGGATCCAGGCGGGAGATCGTGAGCCGCTCAAGTACCCGCGCGCGCTCGGCACCCGCGAGGAAGGAACTCACCGGACCGCCGCGGTGCACCTCGTCGGTGCGGCAGCTCAGCACGAACAGCACCCTGCTGTGTGTGACGACACGTAGCAGGAACGTCAGCGTCGACAGGGTCGCCTCATCCGCCCAGTGCAGATCTTCGATCAGCAGCACGAGCGGCGACAGTTCGGCGGCCGTCTCGATGACCGTGGCGATCGCCTCGCGCAGGCGCTCGGGGCTCGTGGTCTCGCGCAGCCCCGGCGGCGTCTCGCCGAGCTCGGGCAGCAGCAGAGGGAGGATGTCGAGACCCGGCACAACGCGCTCGCTCTCGCCGATCGCCGAGATCAGCACGCGCAGGATGCCCGGCAAGGGCCCGTACGCCGCGGGCGTCGCGCCGTAGTCGACACACCACCCGGTCACGACCCGCGCCTTCGCGCCAACGCGCCCCTCGAATTCGCGGAGCAGTCGGGTCTTGCCGATGCCCGCCTCACCTGCCACGAGCATCGCCCCGGACTCACCCTGCGCCGCATGCGCGAAAGCGTCGAGGAGCCGCTGCAGCTCGGGGTCGCGCCCCACCATCGGGGCAGAGGGCACGGGGAAGAACACGTCCCCATCGTGCCACCTGCCTCCGACATCGAGGCTCGACGGCGTCATCCGTGCGCCGACGCGATGCGCGGCTCGGCGCACTCCACCGCCGGTCGCTGTGGCCGGCGCAGCGCCCGCAGCATCCGCCGCAGGCCGCCCGCGGGCCGAGCGACGATCTGACCGCGGTGCTCGCGGACGAATCGGACCCGCTCGACATCGCGATCGCGCTGCGCCATGTCGAGCACGACGACCCGGTGAACGAGGTCTGGATGCATGTACATGATGACTCCCTGGTGGATTCGTGGTGATTCCACACTCCGCGCTAAGGCCCCCACCGCACATCCGCAAGGTGCCCTATTTCTCCTCCGCTCCTCCTTAGATCCGCGCCCTCGCCTAGAGTGACCCCATGCCCGCAAGCAACACCCGCCGCGCCCGCCTGAATCGCAAGCGGGCTCGTCGGGTCGCCGCGGCCGACAACGACCTCACCTCCCTCGAGTGGGAGCAGCTGCGCGATGCCTGGGGCGGGTGCGCGTACTGCGGAGCATCCGGCGTCCCGCTGCAGCGCGACTGCGTGCAGCCCATCTCCCGCGGCGGGCGGTACACGATCGCCAACGTCGTGCCGGCCTGTGCATCGTGCAATGCCAGCAAGTCGAACGGCGAGGTCACGACGTGGATGCGTCGGAAGAAGCTCGACGAACGGACGTTCCTGTTGCGCATGCGCGCGGTGCACGACGAACTTCTGGCCGTCGCGAACGACCGCCAGAAGGCGGATGCGGCCTCCGGTACGCTTGCCAGCACCGAGCCGTCCGCCTGATCAGCCCCGCAGCAGCGACCTGCGCGACGACGGACGCGATTCGTCGGGCGCCAGGATCGACAGCGAGCGAACGAGGGTGGTGAGCCAGAGCATCCCGAGTCCGACCACGATCACCTCGAGAACCGTCGTCGTGAGCACATGCCAGACGGAGGAGAGCGCGACCGTGACGACGATGAGCACCACGACGGCGGCTGTCGTGATCTGCAGTGCCCGCGGTGGTCCGGGCATCGCGAGCGTGGTCACGACGGCGGATGCGGTGAAGAGGACCAGCGTCGCGATCGCCGCCGCGTCATGCAGCGCGACGATCTCGTTCAGGGGGAAGAATCCCACGGCGCCGAGCGCGACGCCGGTGGCGACCCAGAGTGCGACGACCCAGGCGATGCGGGGCAGCGATTCGTCTCCGCGCAGACGGTGCAGGTCACGGCCGATGTAGGTGCCCACGGTCGCGACGAG
The DNA window shown above is from Microbacterium keratanolyticum and carries:
- a CDS encoding ATP-binding protein, with the protein product MFFPVPSAPMVGRDPELQRLLDAFAHAAQGESGAMLVAGEAGIGKTRLLREFEGRVGAKARVVTGWCVDYGATPAAYGPLPGILRVLISAIGESERVVPGLDILPLLLPELGETPPGLRETTSPERLREAIATVIETAAELSPLVLLIEDLHWADEATLSTLTFLLRVVTHSRVLFVLSCRTDEVHRGGPVSSFLAGAERARVLERLTISRLDPEATRQLLQGLGRTHDDAALLRMQERAEGVPFFIEELAGCASAPMPDTLRDLLLARFDGMSDEAKRVTRFVSGGESGISHALLAPLAHLSDEALDDAVREAVAAGFLVVRDREGYGFRHALLREAVHDDLLPGERARLHRAIAEALDASATPDERERMHAALAFHWHLANDHRRALIAAVGAMEQSKQSYAFATAARFGELALELWDQVPDAPEAAGRDRVTLLLRLGSILRNAGDGERALTVVDLALDEIDPVTGDGTTYVRLLRDKAYYLGNLGRPGAIDLLVDALAVLTERVHDDRLHASVLNSLASRYMVAGRSHEGLMAADKAFAFAERCGSLREMSVARNLRGGCLAHLGELDRAFVDYADAYEYARGDDNGMLRYRVNFSDLMIVLGRYREAIDVAQAGIVRSRELGVERTTGAIMTQNMAEPLLELGEIDRVEALVAHDLVIPTLPVFRIYTTKTRIRALAWRGHVDEGEALLREWRPRFAAAARIDR
- a CDS encoding HNH endonuclease, with the protein product MPASNTRRARLNRKRARRVAAADNDLTSLEWEQLRDAWGGCAYCGASGVPLQRDCVQPISRGGRYTIANVVPACASCNASKSNGEVTTWMRRKKLDERTFLLRMRAVHDELLAVANDRQKADAASGTLASTEPSA